The Mycolicibacterium monacense genome contains the following window.
GACGTGCCGACCGTGGAACCGGCCGGCAACTCCCCCAGCACCAGCCCGTCGCGGGCCACCAGGGCGTCCCTCGGGTCCTCACGGCGCGGGATCGCGGGAATCGTGAACCGCTCGTCGGCCGCCGTCGGCAAATCCTTGTAGGAGTGCACGGCGGCGTCGACGCGACCGTCGTGGATCGCCTCGCGCAAAGCGGCGGTGAACACCCCGACGCCGATGTCGGCGATCGGGCCCTGGTTGCGGTCACCCTCGGTGGAGATGAGCACCAGTTCGGCGGCATGCCCCCTGGCGATCAGTGCGTCGCGAATGGTGCCGGCTTGCGTCGTCGCGAGGAGGCTGGCCCGGGTGCCGATCCGGATGGGCGTGTCGGCGTTGCTCAAGCGTTACTCGGACTTGTCGAGTTCGATTGGCAGCAGGGGCAGTTCGCCGGCGGCCACCGCGTCGACCGCTTGCTGGTCGAGCTCGAAGAGCTCACGCAGCGCCTCGGCGTAGCTGTCGCCGCCGGGTGCGCTGGCGAGCTGTTTGACGCGCACGGTCGGGGCGTGCAGGAGTTTGTCGACGACCCGGCGGACCGTCTTGGCGACCTCGGCGCGGTGCGCGGCGTCGAGCTCCGGCAACCTGTTGTCCAGGCGCAGCAACTCCGCCTCGACCACGTCGGCGGCCCGCTGCCGCAACGCGGTGACGGTGGGGGTGACCTCCGCCATCCGCTGTCCGGCGAGGTAGTTCGCGACCTCGGCGGCCACGATGGAGCGGGCGGCGTCGGCGTCGGAGGCCGCGGCGCGCGCCGAAGGCTCGCGCTGGATGCGCTCCATGTCGATGACGTTGACACCCGGCAGCCCGGCGATCGCCGGTTCCACGTCCCGGGGCATGCCCAGGTCGCAGATCACCAGCCGGCGGTGCTCAGGACGGCCGGTCAGCCCGCGGTGGGCGTCGGCCAGCGACACCACCGGCCGGACCGCACCGGTGGAGGTGATCACCACGTCGGCGTCGGCCAGCGCGTGGGCGATGTCGTCGAGGGTGTGCGCATCGGCGGTGACACCCTGGTCGAGCAGGCTCTGGGCGAGGCGGCGGGCGCGCGGAAGCGACCGGTTGACCACGTGCACCCGTTCGATTCCGGCGCGGACCAGGTGTTTGGCCGACAGGGCGCCCATGGATCCGGCGCCGATGACGACCGCGGTACGACCGGCCAGCGAGCCGAGTTTGGCTTCGGCGATGTCGAGGGCCACCGAGACGACCGAGGCGCCCGCGGCGTCGATCCCGGTCTCCGAGTGCACCCGCTTGCCGACCGACAGTGCGCGCTGCGACAGTTCGTGCAGCGTGCGGCCGACGGTGTGGTTGGCCTCGGCGGAGGTGTAGGCGCGGCGCACCTGCCCGAGCACCTGCTGCTCACCGATGACCGCGGAGTCCAGTCCGCTCGCCACGGCGAACAGATGCTCGACGGCGGCCTCGGCGTAGCGCACGTAGGCGTACTTGGTCAGATCGTTGAGCGACATGCCACAGTGCTCGGCGAGGACCTGGCCGATGACGGACAGCCCGCCGTGGAAGGCGTCGACCACGGCATAGACCTCGACGCGGTTGCAGGTGGACAGCACCATCGCCTCTGTCACCAGCGACGACTGCAACACCTGGTCGACGATCTTGGCCTGGTCGGACTCGTCGGTGCTCAACTGCTCGAGGACCGATACCGGGGCACTGCGGTGCGAAACCCCGAACAGCAGCACGCTCATGGCTTCATCACCACGTCATCCACGGTATCCGTTCACGAGCGTGCCGACCAAATTTCACCTAGTCATCTTTGTCACCAAAGCGGGATTCTGTCACCCGAGATCCGCCCGCAGCCGGGGTTCGTCGATCTCCCAGTAGCTGTGTTCGGCGCCGTCGAGCAGCACCACCGGCAGCCGGTCGCCGTACTCGGCGCGCAGCGCGGCGTCCCCGCCGGCCGCCGCGGCGTCGACGTCTGTGATGGTCAGCCCGAAGCCGAGTTCGCCGGACAGTTCCGCCAGCCGGGCGGCCGCCTGCTCGCACAAACCGCATCCGGCCCGCGTCAGCAACTCGATTGCATGGTCCACCACCCCAGTATCCGGGCCCGGTGTCCTAGGGTTGAGCCGTGTCCGAAACCGGGGGTACGCACGCCGAGCGGCAACAGATCGCCGGGGACGCCAGCGCGGCTGCCGCGGTCACCGAGCTGGAGACCGAGCCCGTCCCGGCACCGCCGGCGCCGCCGCCCGACCTGACCGCCGCGGCGTTCTTCGACGTCGACAACACGCTCGTGCACGGTTCGTCGCTGGTGCACTTCGCCCGCGGGCTGGCCGCGCGCAAGTACTTCACCTACGGCGACGTGCTGGGCTTCGTGTACGCCCAGGCGAAGTTCCAGCTGACCGGCCGGGAGAACAGCGACGACGTGGCGGCCGGACGGAGTAAGGCGCTGTCGTTCATCGAAGGCCGGTCGACGGCGGAGCTGGTGGCGCTCGGCGAGGAGATCTACGACGAGATCATCGCCTCCAAGATCTGGCCGGGGACCCGCGCGCTCGCGCAGATGCACCTCGACGCCGGCCAGCAGGTGTGGCTGGTGACCGCGACGCCCTACGAACTCGCCGCGACCATCGCCCGCAAGCTGGGCCTGACCGGTGCGCTGGGCACGGTGGCCGAGTCGGTGGACGGGGTGTTCACGGGCCGGCTGGTCGGTGACATCCTGCACGGCACCGGCAAGGCGCACGCCGTGCGCTCGCTGGCCATCCGGGAGGGCCTCAACCTGCGCCGCTGCACCGCCTACTCGGACAGCTACAACGACGTGCCGATGCTGTCGCTGGTCGGCACCGCGGTGGCGATCAACCCGGACGCCGCGCTGCGCAGCCTGGCCCGCGAACGTGGCTGGGAGATCCGCGACTTCCGCACCGCCCGCAAAGCGGCGCGGATCGGGGTGCCGTCGGCGGTGGCGCTCGGCGCGCTGGGCGGTGCGCTGGCGGCCGTGGTGTCACGCCGCCAGGACGGCCGTACCGGCTGGCGCTGATAGGCTCGCGCCGCCAAGCACGTCGACGCTGGGAGTAAGCGAAGCATGGCCATCGCTGAAGAGATCATCGGCACGCACTACCGGTATCCGGACTACTTCGAGGTGGACCGGGAGAAGATCCGCGAGTTCGCCCGCGCGGTCAAGGACGACCATCCGGCGCA
Protein-coding sequences here:
- a CDS encoding HAD family hydrolase, encoding MSETGGTHAERQQIAGDASAAAAVTELETEPVPAPPAPPPDLTAAAFFDVDNTLVHGSSLVHFARGLAARKYFTYGDVLGFVYAQAKFQLTGRENSDDVAAGRSKALSFIEGRSTAELVALGEEIYDEIIASKIWPGTRALAQMHLDAGQQVWLVTATPYELAATIARKLGLTGALGTVAESVDGVFTGRLVGDILHGTGKAHAVRSLAIREGLNLRRCTAYSDSYNDVPMLSLVGTAVAINPDAALRSLARERGWEIRDFRTARKAARIGVPSAVALGALGGALAAVVSRRQDGRTGWR
- a CDS encoding glutaredoxin family protein, with the protein product MVDHAIELLTRAGCGLCEQAAARLAELSGELGFGLTITDVDAAAAGGDAALRAEYGDRLPVVLLDGAEHSYWEIDEPRLRADLG
- a CDS encoding glutamyl-tRNA reductase; the encoded protein is MSVLLFGVSHRSAPVSVLEQLSTDESDQAKIVDQVLQSSLVTEAMVLSTCNRVEVYAVVDAFHGGLSVIGQVLAEHCGMSLNDLTKYAYVRYAEAAVEHLFAVASGLDSAVIGEQQVLGQVRRAYTSAEANHTVGRTLHELSQRALSVGKRVHSETGIDAAGASVVSVALDIAEAKLGSLAGRTAVVIGAGSMGALSAKHLVRAGIERVHVVNRSLPRARRLAQSLLDQGVTADAHTLDDIAHALADADVVITSTGAVRPVVSLADAHRGLTGRPEHRRLVICDLGMPRDVEPAIAGLPGVNVIDMERIQREPSARAAASDADAARSIVAAEVANYLAGQRMAEVTPTVTALRQRAADVVEAELLRLDNRLPELDAAHRAEVAKTVRRVVDKLLHAPTVRVKQLASAPGGDSYAEALRELFELDQQAVDAVAAGELPLLPIELDKSE